The following proteins are co-located in the Hyphomicrobiales bacterium 4NK60-0047b genome:
- a CDS encoding murein L,D-transpeptidase, whose protein sequence is MVLTQATVAQAYDSWFGGNEDGVGWDQTFDRSAAREWEMNPPKGFPTLDKANIPLMKQAVKRYAAIVSAGGWRTIPKGKMGPGYSGQNVALLRKRLEFSGDLQKSSSYSTYDYYVERAVKRFQVRHGLTPSGLVDRRTLRALNVPATVRLRQIRTNIARLNGLTRSTAKRYVSVNVPAQQIEVVENGRIVSRHAAVVGKIDRQTPRLRSKIHEINFNPYWNVPRSIVRKDLVPKARAEAKRGRYDLLERFKISALDGNGRKVDPRKINWNSNSVYNYRYRQDPWKDNSMGFVKINFHNKHAVYMHDTPSKSLFGRNLRANSSGCIRVQNVKQLVAWLLKDNKDWSRGRVDQMQTNGERKDVRLKTRAPVYFIYVTSWATRDGTVHFRRDLYKQDGVGATASNY, encoded by the coding sequence ATGGTGCTAACACAAGCCACTGTAGCACAAGCTTATGACAGTTGGTTTGGCGGCAATGAAGATGGTGTCGGATGGGACCAAACATTCGACAGATCTGCAGCCAGAGAATGGGAAATGAACCCACCAAAAGGGTTCCCAACCTTAGATAAAGCTAACATTCCTCTGATGAAACAAGCGGTAAAACGCTATGCAGCCATTGTTTCAGCGGGTGGCTGGCGCACAATTCCAAAAGGAAAAATGGGCCCAGGTTACAGCGGACAAAACGTCGCTCTACTGCGCAAACGTTTGGAATTTTCTGGTGATCTGCAAAAAAGTTCAAGCTATTCCACATATGATTATTACGTCGAACGTGCCGTTAAAAGGTTTCAGGTTCGTCATGGGCTGACGCCATCAGGCTTAGTTGATCGTAGAACGTTAAGAGCGTTAAATGTACCAGCTACTGTTAGATTGCGCCAAATACGCACAAACATTGCGCGTCTTAATGGCCTGACACGTAGTACTGCAAAACGATACGTGTCAGTTAATGTGCCGGCTCAGCAAATTGAAGTTGTTGAAAATGGACGCATTGTCTCTCGTCATGCAGCGGTTGTTGGTAAAATTGATCGTCAAACGCCGCGCCTGCGTAGTAAAATTCACGAAATCAACTTTAATCCCTACTGGAATGTGCCTCGGAGCATCGTCCGTAAAGATTTAGTACCAAAAGCACGCGCTGAAGCAAAACGTGGTAGATATGATCTGCTAGAACGCTTTAAAATTTCAGCGTTGGACGGTAATGGCAGGAAGGTTGATCCAAGAAAGATCAACTGGAACTCAAATTCAGTATATAATTATCGCTATCGCCAAGACCCATGGAAAGATAATTCAATGGGTTTTGTAAAAATCAACTTTCACAATAAACACGCTGTTTATATGCATGACACACCATCAAAAAGCTTATTTGGCCGTAACTTAAGAGCAAATAGCTCAGGTTGTATACGTGTGCAAAATGTGAAGCAACTTGTAGCATGGCTTTTGAAAGATAATAAAGACTGGAGCCGTGGCCGCGTAGATCAAATGCAAACAAACGGCGAGCGCAAAGATGTTCGCTTGAAAACTCGGGCCCCTGTTTATTTTATCTATGTAACGTCATGGGCAACCAGAGATGGCACAGTACATTTCCGCCGGGATCTATATAAACAAGACGGTGTTGGTGCAACAGCATCAAATTACTAG
- a CDS encoding winged helix DNA-binding protein, producing the protein MTYAQNKPELETSEVDGKLKGEYMSSLRMIERLHRLLLDVVKDEFERNGCSEINSIQALLLYNIGESELSAGELRSRGYYLGSNVSYNLKKLVDMGYIHHERSDSDRRSVRVKLTDKGQEVCDIINGLYGRQLNALEKVAGISEGNLSEVNKSLLQLERYWTDQIRFRL; encoded by the coding sequence ATGACTTATGCCCAAAATAAGCCGGAATTAGAGACCTCAGAAGTGGATGGAAAGCTGAAAGGTGAGTACATGTCATCTCTGAGAATGATTGAACGACTGCACCGTCTCCTTCTTGACGTCGTCAAGGATGAGTTTGAACGGAACGGTTGTTCAGAGATTAATAGCATCCAGGCTTTGCTTTTATACAATATTGGTGAAAGCGAGCTATCGGCCGGAGAACTACGTTCTCGTGGATATTATCTTGGATCTAACGTTTCTTATAACCTTAAGAAACTTGTTGATATGGGATACATCCATCATGAACGCTCAGACTCAGATCGCCGTTCGGTACGGGTGAAATTAACTGATAAGGGACAGGAAGTCTGCGACATCATTAATGGTTTGTATGGGCGTCAGCTCAATGCACTAGAAAAGGTGGCTGGGATTTCTGAAGGAAACCTCTCTGAGGTTAACAAGTCTCTTTTACAATTAGAGCGCTATTGGACGGATCAAATTCGGTTCCGTTTGTAG
- a CDS encoding enoyl-CoA hydratase/isomerase family protein — protein sequence MMHNIDATLTNSDCEDLTCEELACEKQGRLGLVTINAPKLRNAINVAMRQKLIGAYKEWVEDPDIYTIIIQSEDAHFFSSGANIKEVFEEAQKSKSAALDCFKNEYETIWAIECYTKPVVALINGIVMGGGVGISQYGTHIVAGENYSWSMPEVKIGLFPDIAATQILANMPGAIGTYLGLTGTAVNRYDAVYLGLIEFCIDADKFETIKGAIRDAKPVDRLLDDMNQVIKAKDREISDIEAKEPLITRVFSKPTIEEIMTALIEVSEDEPENKEWALLALGNMKEACPLSLKVTLKAIQKSKGMGVDHTLRQDLTLANHFIEGENFLPAIEAKLINKTTPVWQPATLEEVSEEMVEQYFIETHEEKLNLPPREFGVDQ from the coding sequence ATGATGCACAATATAGATGCTACGCTGACCAATAGTGACTGTGAAGACCTGACTTGTGAAGAATTGGCCTGTGAAAAACAAGGTCGCTTGGGATTAGTCACCATTAATGCACCAAAGCTGCGAAACGCAATAAATGTTGCAATGCGCCAAAAGCTAATTGGGGCCTATAAAGAATGGGTTGAAGACCCTGATATTTATACAATCATTATCCAATCAGAGGATGCTCATTTCTTTTCTAGCGGTGCAAACATCAAAGAAGTCTTTGAAGAAGCACAGAAAAGTAAAAGTGCAGCACTCGATTGCTTTAAAAATGAATATGAAACAATTTGGGCCATAGAATGTTATACAAAGCCGGTTGTAGCATTAATTAACGGGATTGTTATGGGCGGCGGCGTTGGCATTAGCCAATATGGAACCCATATCGTTGCAGGTGAAAATTATAGCTGGAGCATGCCAGAGGTAAAAATAGGCCTATTCCCCGACATTGCAGCAACACAGATTTTAGCAAATATGCCAGGAGCAATCGGTACTTACTTAGGGCTAACAGGTACCGCTGTGAACAGATATGACGCTGTTTATTTGGGACTCATAGAATTTTGCATCGACGCGGATAAGTTTGAAACCATCAAAGGCGCCATCAGAGATGCTAAGCCGGTTGATAGATTGCTTGATGATATGAACCAGGTAATTAAAGCCAAAGATCGTGAAATAAGTGATATTGAAGCAAAAGAACCGCTTATCACCAGAGTATTTTCAAAACCAACAATCGAAGAAATCATGACAGCTTTGATTGAGGTGAGTGAAGATGAACCAGAAAATAAAGAATGGGCACTTCTAGCTCTTGGTAATATGAAAGAAGCTTGTCCTCTAAGTCTAAAGGTAACACTGAAAGCGATCCAGAAATCAAAAGGCATGGGCGTTGACCACACCTTGAGGCAGGATTTGACGCTTGCAAATCATTTTATCGAAGGGGAAAACTTCTTACCCGCCATTGAAGCAAAACTCATCAATAAAACCACACCTGTTTGGCAACCAGCCACTCTAGAAGAGGTTTCGGAAGAAATGGTTGAGCAGTATTTTATTGAAACTCACGAAGAAAAATTAAACTTACCCCCCCGTGAATTTGGGGTTGATCAGTAA
- the hemB gene encoding porphobilinogen synthase, which translates to MTQFPSRTFPRTRLRRNRKTPWARNLVRETNLSPHDLIWPLFVIEGQNEREEIASMPHVERLSIDVAVKEAKQAAALGIPAIALFPNADPAKRSELAEEAYNPDNLICRAVSEIKSHVPEIGIICDVALDPYTSHGHDGILIDETIDNDRTVEILIKQSLAQSKAGADVIAPSDMMDGRIGSIRDALEAEDFKNVQIMAYSAKYASAFYGPFRDAIGSNVNLKGDKKTYQMDPANRDEALQEVMMDLSEGADMVMVKPGMPYLDMVGSISDAFKCPTFVYQVSGEYAMLLAASQNGWLDHDKIMMESLTGFKRAGAAGILTYFAKQAAEKLQRS; encoded by the coding sequence ATGACACAATTCCCTTCCCGTACATTTCCTCGCACTCGTCTTCGCCGCAATCGCAAGACCCCTTGGGCGCGCAATTTAGTTAGAGAAACAAATCTAAGTCCCCATGATTTGATTTGGCCGCTCTTTGTTATTGAGGGGCAGAATGAACGAGAAGAAATTGCCTCAATGCCGCATGTTGAACGGCTTTCCATCGACGTTGCTGTAAAGGAGGCCAAACAGGCTGCAGCCCTAGGCATTCCTGCGATTGCTCTTTTTCCAAATGCTGACCCGGCAAAACGGTCAGAGTTGGCTGAAGAGGCTTACAACCCTGACAATTTAATTTGCCGGGCTGTGAGTGAGATTAAATCTCATGTGCCTGAAATTGGTATCATCTGTGATGTTGCACTTGATCCTTACACATCTCATGGACATGATGGTATTCTCATTGATGAAACTATTGACAATGACCGCACTGTTGAAATTCTCATCAAGCAATCCCTTGCTCAATCAAAGGCCGGTGCTGATGTGATTGCGCCTTCAGACATGATGGATGGCCGGATAGGTTCTATTCGCGATGCACTTGAAGCTGAAGATTTTAAAAATGTGCAAATCATGGCTTATAGCGCAAAATATGCGTCTGCATTTTATGGCCCTTTTCGGGATGCGATTGGATCCAATGTCAACTTAAAGGGTGATAAGAAAACATATCAAATGGACCCGGCCAACAGAGACGAAGCTTTGCAAGAAGTGATGATGGATTTAAGCGAAGGCGCTGACATGGTTATGGTCAAGCCCGGCATGCCTTATCTCGATATGGTTGGAAGCATCAGTGATGCGTTTAAATGTCCGACCTTTGTTTATCAAGTTTCTGGTGAATATGCTATGCTCCTTGCTGCCAGCCAAAATGGATGGCTTGACCATGATAAAATAATGATGGAAAGCCTTACTGGTTTTAAGAGGGCGGGGGCTGCTGGCATTTTAACCTATTTCGCAAAACAAGCGGCCGAGAAATTACAACGTTCTTAA
- a CDS encoding SLC13 family permease, with product MLSYLPEISNPHMWVTFFIICGAILLFANDRIPLELSSTGVVAVLLVYFELFPILGSDGENQLGASQLLQGFANPVVFAIMALLVVGQGLYNTGALEGPANVIAKLGRIGPWLAFAVAYIIAGTVSAFMNNTPVVVIFIPIITAVAANMGMNPSRSLMPLSFICILGGMTTLIGSSANLIAATIAEQSGIPKIGFFDFTIPGLFLASIGALYVIFILPRFMGTKEDEGASAQQSDAGKHFIAQIPLTYGHPWLGYESAAGFFPDLKNITVRMVRRGAQTFVPPFDDVTLQDGDVVVLAATRKILSDSLQLSSSQASSNQTATKSDEDEEATDQSADRRTPRRKSLSIAEAVVAPASRLVGANVDPEIIHAETGMDFVGIQRRSRMGRGAIEDIRLEPGDVILLLGERSDIKSLRSNRNLLLLDWLTEELPQTHHALNALAIFGITIWLAATGMLPIAIAAMMGAVAMIATGCLNVRQAARAIDGRVFLLVGTAFALATPLQITGGAQYVATSVVSTFSDYGPVALLSAFFLLTAVLTNFLSNAATAALMAPIVVSAAREIGADPMPFIYGLIFALNCSFATPIAYQTNLIVMGPGNYSFSDFLRGGVPLIFLIWIAYSLFAPFYFNL from the coding sequence TTGCTGTCTTATCTGCCAGAAATTTCAAATCCCCATATGTGGGTCACATTTTTTATCATTTGCGGTGCGATACTACTCTTCGCCAACGATCGCATTCCTCTTGAGTTAAGCTCAACTGGTGTTGTTGCTGTACTACTGGTTTATTTTGAACTCTTTCCAATCCTCGGAAGCGATGGGGAAAATCAACTTGGTGCTTCGCAATTGTTACAAGGTTTCGCGAACCCCGTTGTTTTTGCGATTATGGCTTTGTTGGTTGTAGGACAAGGGCTCTATAATACGGGTGCGCTTGAGGGCCCCGCTAACGTGATTGCTAAGCTTGGCCGTATTGGACCCTGGCTTGCCTTTGCCGTTGCTTATATTATCGCTGGTACTGTTTCTGCTTTTATGAATAACACACCGGTTGTGGTTATATTTATTCCGATTATTACGGCAGTTGCAGCTAATATGGGCATGAACCCTTCTCGTTCCCTGATGCCTCTCAGCTTTATCTGTATTCTTGGTGGTATGACAACCCTGATTGGCTCTAGTGCCAACTTGATCGCCGCTACAATAGCCGAACAAAGCGGCATCCCTAAAATTGGATTTTTTGATTTCACTATCCCTGGTTTGTTTCTAGCAAGTATTGGTGCGCTTTATGTTATCTTCATCCTCCCGCGCTTTATGGGAACCAAGGAGGATGAAGGTGCCAGTGCGCAACAGTCAGATGCTGGCAAACATTTCATTGCTCAAATTCCTTTAACCTATGGTCATCCTTGGCTTGGCTATGAAAGTGCGGCCGGTTTTTTCCCCGACCTAAAAAACATAACGGTTCGTATGGTACGCCGCGGGGCTCAGACTTTTGTGCCTCCTTTTGATGATGTGACGTTACAAGACGGCGATGTTGTTGTGCTAGCGGCGACCCGTAAAATTCTTTCTGATTCTTTGCAATTATCCAGCAGCCAGGCATCGAGTAATCAAACAGCAACCAAATCTGATGAAGATGAGGAAGCTACTGATCAGTCAGCTGATCGCCGTACGCCGCGCCGTAAGTCTTTATCTATCGCAGAAGCTGTTGTGGCACCCGCGTCTCGACTTGTGGGCGCGAACGTAGACCCTGAGATTATTCATGCTGAAACGGGAATGGATTTTGTTGGCATTCAACGGCGCAGCCGCATGGGACGCGGCGCGATTGAGGATATCCGTTTAGAACCTGGGGATGTGATTTTATTACTTGGCGAGAGAAGTGATATTAAGAGTTTGCGCTCTAATCGGAATTTACTGTTGCTTGATTGGCTTACCGAAGAGTTGCCGCAGACCCATCATGCTTTAAACGCCCTTGCTATCTTTGGCATTACAATTTGGCTTGCAGCAACTGGTATGCTCCCCATTGCTATTGCAGCGATGATGGGGGCTGTTGCGATGATTGCGACGGGCTGTTTAAATGTTCGCCAGGCTGCACGGGCGATTGATGGACGGGTTTTTCTTCTTGTTGGAACTGCCTTCGCTTTGGCGACGCCGCTACAAATTACGGGCGGTGCCCAATATGTAGCAACGAGTGTTGTTAGCACATTTTCAGACTATGGCCCCGTTGCTCTTCTCTCAGCCTTCTTCTTGCTAACCGCTGTATTGACTAACTTTTTATCCAATGCGGCAACCGCTGCGCTTATGGCACCGATTGTGGTAAGCGCAGCGCGAGAGATTGGGGCGGATCCAATGCCCTTTATCTATGGATTGATTTTTGCACTTAACTGCTCGTTTGCGACGCCTATTGCTTATCAAACAAACTTGATTGTAATGGGACCTGGAAATTATAGCTTTAGTGATTTCTTGCGCGGCGGCGTGCCATTGATCTTCCTTATTTGGATTGCATATTCTTTGTTTGCACCCTTTTATTTTAACTTATGA
- a CDS encoding arginyltransferase, giving the protein MTKQGKDFPEFYLTRPQPCPYLPDRDERKLFTHLGPEGSVADFDYLHQEGFRRSQTIAYRPQCEHCTACTSVRIRVDEFKRSKSQKRVWSNNKSLIASRMDALSSAEQYALFKAYVETRHSDGGMADMTLFDYQAMIEDSFVDSFLREYRAPKSGMPSPKETSYSFSLSSETYKPKASSDLIAVALCDLLSDGISLVYSFFEPNLHSRSIGTYIILETIDYAQSVGLPYVYLGYWVKGSQKMDYKVKFMPQDHLINGEWVRVESAKDL; this is encoded by the coding sequence ATGACGAAACAGGGAAAGGACTTTCCAGAATTCTATCTGACAAGGCCGCAGCCCTGCCCGTATTTGCCTGACCGTGATGAACGGAAATTATTCACTCATTTGGGGCCGGAAGGGTCTGTTGCTGATTTTGATTATCTGCATCAGGAAGGGTTTCGTCGCAGCCAAACCATTGCCTATCGTCCGCAGTGTGAGCATTGCACGGCTTGCACCTCTGTTCGCATCAGAGTTGATGAATTTAAACGGAGCAAATCTCAAAAACGGGTATGGAGTAACAATAAATCTCTCATCGCGTCGCGAATGGATGCCCTTTCAAGTGCTGAACAATATGCTTTGTTTAAGGCTTATGTTGAGACGCGTCACAGTGATGGCGGCATGGCGGACATGACTTTGTTCGACTATCAAGCCATGATTGAAGATAGTTTTGTTGATAGTTTTTTACGAGAATATCGTGCGCCAAAATCTGGTATGCCATCGCCTAAAGAAACAAGTTACAGCTTTTCTCTAAGTAGCGAGACCTACAAGCCCAAAGCCTCTTCAGACCTTATTGCTGTGGCCCTTTGCGATCTGTTAAGTGATGGTATTTCACTTGTTTATAGTTTCTTTGAGCCCAACCTTCATAGCCGCAGCATTGGTACTTACATCATTTTAGAGACCATTGACTATGCTCAATCAGTTGGCCTGCCCTATGTCTATCTTGGCTATTGGGTTAAGGGGTCGCAAAAGATGGATTATAAAGTAAAGTTCATGCCGCAGGATCATTTGATTAATGGCGAGTGGGTGCGTGTTGAAAGTGCAAAAGACCTCTAA